The genomic DNA CCGTCTGAGCCGAATCCGGTACGTCCCCACACCACCGAGGTGCCCCAAGCGCCGCCCCGCCCTCCACCGGGGCGGGGCGGCGCCGCCGTCCGTCCGGCCCCCTACGATGACGCCCATGGACACTGGGGGGCCGGCCGACCGGCTGATCGACGGACGGTTCGAACTGCTGCAGCGGCTCGGCGGCGGCGGCATGGGCGTGGTCTGGAAGGCCCGCGACACCGCCCTGCACCGCGAGGTCGCGCTCAAGGAGGTCCGGCCGCCCGACCCCGCCGTGCTCGCCGCCGACCCGGCCGCCGCGCACGAGCTCCGCGAGCGCGTCCTGCGCGAGGCCCGCGCCCTCGCCCGCCTCCAGCACCCCAACGTCGCCACCATCCACCACATCGTCGACACCCCCGACCTGCCCCACCCGTGGCTGGTGATGGAACTCGTCCCCGGCGGCTCCCTCGCCGACCGGATCGCCGACGGCCCGCTGAAGGCCGCCGAGGCCGCCAGGATCGGCCGCGGCGTCCTCGCCGCCCTGCGCGCCGCGCACGCCGCCGGCATCCAGCACCGCGACGTCAAGCCCGGCAACGTCCTGCTGCGCCTCGACGGCACGCCCGTGCTCACCGACTTCGGCATCGCCGCGATGACCGAGACCACCAGCCTCACCGCCACCGGCGCGCTGATCGGCTCGCCCGAGTACATCGCCCCCGAACGCATCCGCGGCAACGAGGGCGACCCCGCCTCCGACCTCTGGTCGCTCGGCATGACGCTGTACGTCGCCGTCGAGGGCCACCACCCGCTGCGCCGCGCGACCACCTTCGCCACGCTGGCCGCCGTCCTCGACGAGCCGCTGCCGCCGCCGGTCCACGCCGGCCCCCTCGGCCCGGTGCTCGCCCGGATGCTCGGCCGCGACCCCGCCACCCGGCCCGACGGCGCCGAGCTCGACCGGCTGCTGGCCGCCGCCGAGCAGGGCCCGGCCATCGCGTACTCCTCCACCGAGCGCGACACCGGCCGTCCCACGATCACCCCGGGCCCGCCCGCCGACCCGTCCACCCCCTGGCCGACCGGCGGCCAGCAGCCCGGCACGCCGTGGCCCGCCACCGGTGCGCCCGCCTTCGGCGCGCCCGCCGCAGGCGCCGGCACGCCGTGGCCGGCGCAGTCCGCGACGGGTCGGCCGACGCCGTGGCCCGCGCAGTCCGCGACCGGGCAGTCCACCCCGTGGCCCGCGCAGTCCGTCACCGGGCAGTCCACCCCGTGGCCCGCCCAGTCGCCCACCGCGGGCGGTGGCTTCCAGGGCCCGACCGCGGGATCGGCGTGGGCCGGCGGCCCGACCTCCCCGTACGACGCCCACCCACCCGCCCCTGCCCGCAAGCGCGGCGGGCTGACGACCGTCGCGCTGGCCACCGCCGCCGTGGTGGTCGTGGCGGGCCTGGTCTGGACGTACAACCGGGAGACCGGCAACCACGGGGGCCGCAGCAACGACGCCGGCGCCACCCAGAGCCCCGGCGGTCAGTCCACCGGCAACGGGACCGGGACCGGGACCGGGACCGGGACCGGCGGCGGAGGCTCCGCCAAGCCCAGCAGCACGCCCAAGACCACCACCGGCAAGGTGGACCTGCTCACCCCCGCCGGCCTGAACACCGCCGTGGCCGCCCTGGAGGCGCAGATGGGCGGCAGCAAGGTCGACGAGCTGGTGGTCTACCCCGAGTACGCCAGCGCCAAGGCCCCGACCACCGCCGACGCCAAGCTGTACGACACCTGGCAGTACCGCAACGGCCGCGCCGCCAAGCTGGAGCACTTCAGCGGCACCTTCAGCTCCAGCGACAAGATCATCGACCTGGGCGTCTACGACTGGAACATCGTGCCGTCGCTGATCGAGCAGGCCGAGAAGGCGCTGAACATCCCCAACCCGACCAGCCGCTACCTGATCATCGACGCCTGGAGCGAAGGCCAGCCCACCATCCGGGTCTACCTCGCCGACGCCTACGGCAGCAGCTACCTCGCCGCCGACCGCACCGGCAAGGTGATCAAGGCCTACCCGCGCTGACCCGAGCGCCGTAGCCGCTCCGTCACCGCCCGCTCCTGGCGTTCGGGCGATCCGTTCTGTTCACTGGGAGTGTCCGGTGGGGTTTCCCGGCAGAACGGAGGGCGTGCCATGGAATGCCCGCACGCACCCGGCTTCCACGCGGCTGTCCGGGCCCGGTACGGCGCCGCGGCCCAGGAGTTCGGACGGCTGGTCGCGGCCGTTCCGGAGGACCGCTGGAGCGCTTCCACACCGTGCCCGCGGTGGACGGTCCGTGACCTGGTCAACCACGTCACCGCCCAGCACATGTGGGTCTGCCAACTGCTCGGCGGTTACACGGCGGAGCAGCTCGGCCGCCGCTTCGAGGGCGACGTGCTCGGGGTCAACCCCGGCGGCGTCTGGCGGAGCGCGGCGCACAGCGGCGCCGACGCGCTCGCCGCACCCGGCGCGCCGGACCGGCTGATCCACCCGCCGTACGGACTGCGCGACGCCGGCGGGTACGCCGTCGAGCTGATCGCCGAGACCGTCGTGCACTCCTGGGACCTCGCCCGCGCGCTGGGCGAGCCGGGGCGGATGGCGCCGGAGGCCGCGGTCTTCGCGCTCAGCGAGTTCCGCGGCTACCGCAACCTGGCCGCGACCGGGCTGTTCGAACCCGCGCTCCCCGCCCCGGCGGGCGCCGACGCCCAGACCCGGCTACTCGCCCTGACCGGCCGCGACCCGGCCTGGGCCGCGCTCTGAGAGCCGGCGGCAGGCCCTGGAGATCGGCCCCCGGCGCCCGGTTCTTGAGCGTCTTCGGTTCCGGTCACGCCGGTTCGGCTCGGCGTCGTCGGAGTTCGTCCAGTCCTTCGGTGCCTTCTTGGACGTAGGCGGGGAGGCGCTGTTCGCGGGCGAGGTCGACGGCGGACTGGAGAACGGTTGCGGCCTGGTCCAACTCGTCGAAGTGGAGGTGGGTGCGGCCCGTGATCAGCAGACAGCTGGTGACGCTCTTCAGGTTGCCGATCTGTTCGTTGATCTGGAGGGCCTCGTCGAGGGCGGCCAGCGCCTCGTCGCGGCGGCCCAGCCCCCGCAGGCTGTCGCCGAGGTTGGCCAGGGCCACGGCGATGTTGTACGGGTTGCCGTGCTGCCGCCAGATCTCGACCGCCCGCCGGTACCCCGCCTCGGCCGAGACGAAGTCGTTCAGCTGCAGGTGGGCAGACGCCATGACGGTGACCAGTACGTTGTCGTCCTCCGGGACGCCGAGTTCGAGGGCGCGCTGACCGTGGACGAGCCCGGCCGCGCCGTCGCCCATCTGATTGTGAAGAACGGCGAGATTCCTGAGTACGCGGGCCGCGATGTCGTCGCGGCCCGCCTGTTCGGCTCTGTCCCCGAAGCACTCGGAGGTGCACTCAGGTCGATCTGGAGATCCTATTGTCCATCTGTTGCCCCGGGCCCGGGCGTGGTCTCGCGGGTCGTTGGTGCGGGCCGGCCGGTCGGCCGGCGGTCGGCGAGGAGGAGGGCGGTGACGCTGCCCGCTTCGGTGATCCGGCCGTCCAGGGCCATGGCCAGGGCCTCGGCGAACGGGCACTCCCGGACGGTCAGCTCGCCCTCGGTGTCGTCCGGGGCGCGGCGGCCCGGGTGCAGTTCGGTGGCCCGGAACAGGTGCACCACCGTGGAGCTCGCACCCGGCAGCGGGTGGACGGCTCCGAGCGGCTCCCAGTGCCGTGCGAGCAGGCCGGTCTCCTCCTCGAGTTCGCGTCGGGCCGCGGCCTCCGGCAGCTCGCCGGGCTCGATCCCGCCGCCTGGCAGGCTCGGCATGCGCCGGCCGGTGAGGTAGAACTCGTCCTCCACCAGCACGATCCGCCCCTGCCCGTCGAGCGCGACCACCCGCACCGCGTCGGCGACCTGGACGTGCTCGTACGCGTACCCCGGGGCTCCGGGGGCCTCGACGGTGTCCCGCAGCAGCCGCAGGAACCGTCCCGTGTGCAGCACCTCGCGGCCCGTCCTGCGCCACCGGCCCTCCGCCGCCATCCCGCGCCCTCCTTCGGCTCGCCGCGCTCCGCCGCCCCGAGCCTACGCGCCGCCCGGCCGCCCCGGGCCGTTCCACCGGTCGAAATCCCGTCCCCGCCGACGGCCTTCCCTGCTAGGGTCCGGCGGTTCGGTGACGATCAGGGGGAGGACCGCAGGTGCACCTGCAAGGATGGGCGAGGCGGAGCGGGGCGGGGCTGCTGGCGGCGGCGGGACTGGCCGGGTGTACCGGCGGGGGCGGCTCCTCGGAGGCCGTGGCCGAGGCGGACAAGGCGCCGGCGGTCGCGGCCATGTCGGCCCCGCAGGTGGTCCGCACCGGACGGCAGGCCCTCGCCGACGCCCCGTCCTTCACCTTCAACCTGGCGGTGGGCGTCCGCAGCTACCGCTTCCCGACCGTGTCGGTCACCGCCGACCGCTCGGGCCACTGCACCGGCACCCTCGCGGGCGAGTCCAGGGGCCCGGTGGAGGTGCGCCGGATCGGGCAGCGGGCCTGGGTCAAGGGATCGGCGGACTTCTGGAAGGAGTTCGAGGGCTCGCAGAGGGCGGCTGCCCCGGCCCGGCTGGCCGACCGCTACGTGCTGGTCCACCGGGGGTACAAGCCGCTGGACGACCTGGTCGCCCGGTGCGACCCGGAGTGGATCCTGGACTTCCTCGACGAGAACATCGGCGGCGAGGAGCAGGAGAAGGTCGGCTCGACGACCATGAACGGCACCGACACCCTGCAGGTCCACAGCGGCACGCCCGGCCAGGGCGCCGAGCTGTACGTGGCCACGACCGGTACGCCGTACCTGGTGAAGCTGGCCCGCCAGGCCGGCCCGCGGGCCTCCACCGTCTCGTTCAGCGCCTTCGGGGAGCCGGTGTCCGTCACCGAGCCGCCGGCCGCCGAGACGGTCGACCTCGTGGAGGCCGTCACGGCCGCCGCCTGACAAGGCGCGGGGCCCCGCGGAGCGGGTGCTCCGCGGGGCCCGTCGGCGTGGCGTCGGGTCAGCCGATGGTCCAGCGCTGGAGGGCCGAGCCGGTGTCGGTCTGCTGGGTGACCAGCGCGCCGTTGCCGCTGGAGGCGGTGGTCAGCGACAGCCCGCTCTTCTGGCTGGTCACCTTGTAGCCGCCGGTGGCCGCGGTGACGTTCCACCGCTGGTTGGAGCCGCCGGTGCAGGCCCACTGGATGATCGCCGCGCCGGCCGCGGTCGAGCCGCCGTTGACGTCCATGCAGAGGTTCGACTCGCCGTTGACGATCTGGTAGCTGCCGTCGGCCTGCTGGGTGAGGACCCAGTTCTGGTTGGCGCCGCCGTTCGGCGACCAGACGACCAGCTGGGTGCCCTGCGTGGTCGAGTGGTTGGGGTTGTCCAGGGCCTTGCCGGAGGCGACCAGGGTGTGGGTGCCGTTCAGTGCCGTGTTGACCGACCAGGTGAAGGCGGCCGAGCCGCCGGCCGTCCCCGAGGAGGCGGTGACCGTCACGGTGGAGGCGCCGGTCGCGGTCGGCGTGCCGGTGACGAGCCCGGCGGAGCTGATCGACAGTCCGGCGGGCAGGCCGGTCGCCGACCAGGTGAGCGCCTTGCCGGCCGAGTCGGTGCCGGAGAGCTGCAGCGAGACCGCGGTGCCGACCTTCGTCGACTGGTCGCCCGGGTTGGTGACGGCGACCGTCTCCTGCGCCGAGCCGACCGGGGTGAGGGTCAGGGTCTGCTCGGCGGCCGCCCGGCCGCCGCCGACCGCGGTGCCGCTGCTGTCGGTCCAGCTGCGCACCGGCGTGGTCTCGGCGGGCCGGGCGCTGTCCGAGGACAGGCCGAGCACCAGGCCGCTGTACCGGTTGACCAGGCGGAAGGTGCCGCCGGAGGAGTTGGCGATCACGAACCACTGCTGGCCGACGCTCGGCCCGCCCTGCCCGGCCGCGGTCACGGTCGGCTTGGCGCCCCAGGCGCGGCCCGCCGTCCCGGTGGCGGGGACGCCCAGCAGCTGACCGGTGGAGCCGTTGGTGATCCGGTACGAGCCGTCGCCGTTGGCCGCGAAGGTCCACTGCTCCAGCGCCGAGCCGGTCGCCGCCGCCACCGAGGTGGTCGCCGAGGAGCCCGAGACCTGGGCCAGCACCCGCCCGCCGCCGCTCGCGATCCGGTAGCTGCGCGAGAGGTCGACCGGCGCGGCGGCCGGCGCGGAGGAGTCGATGGTCAGGTTCACGTACTGGCCGGACGCGCCGCCGGAGCAGCCGAAAGCGCAGTACGAGCGGAAGGTCTTGCCGACGATGGTGGAGCTGGTCCGGTTGGCGCCGTCGAGGAACCACCGGTACCAGGACGCGGTGTGGTAGCTGCCGCTGTCGCCGATCGGGTACCACTTCTGGCTCGCCAGGTCGTCGGTGGCGTAGTACTTCTGCGGGGCGTTGCCGCTCTGGTCGACGGCCTGCGGCTCGCCGATGTACAGGCCCAGGTAGGCGTTGTACGTGATGTCCATGACGAACAGCGGCGAGGTGGGCGGCATCTTGCCCGCGGCCACCTGCTGGTCGCTGGTCCCGGTGTTGGCCGGGTTGTACTCGCCGGAGGCCGGGGTGTAGCCGGTGGTGCTGGAGCCGTCGACCGGCACCATGTTGGACTCGCGTCCGCCGACGCCCGCCTCCGTCCAGGCGCCGTTGTACCACTTCTGCCAGGAGCCGGGCGCCATCTTCCCGGAGATCGGGGCGCGGGCCACGTGCTCGTGGAAGGCCTTCCAGCCGCCGGACTTGTCGACCACCCGGGAGCCGTAGAAGACGTAGAAGTAGCCGGAGGCGGCGTCCACGAACAGGCGCTGGTCGCCGTCGCCGTAGTAGTACGTCTGGTTCGGGAAGGCCGCCGTGTCACCGCGCTTGGTGCTGTACGGCGAGGTGATCACGTGGTCCTTGATCTTCCAGGTCCTGCCCTGGTCGGTGGAGACCGCGTAGTCGATCGCGTCGTAGTGCAGGCCGTCGCCGAAGGGCTGCGGGGTGAACTCGTTGTGCACCAGCCCGTACCAGTCGCCGGTGTCCGGGTCGATCCACACGCCCGACAGGTCGCAGTAGTTCTTGTGCGCGTAGCCGCTGCCGGCGGGCGCGTTGGTGGCCTCCAGACCGGTGGGGGAGTTGTTGCAGCGCCAGGTGGTGTCGTTGTTGCGGTCGCTGGAGTTGGCCGGGTTGACGTAGTTGCTGACGGTCGCGTTGCGGCTCGCGGTGTCGAAGTCGGTGCCGGAGAAGAAGTCCCAGTAGCGGACGTCGTTGGTGCCGTAGAGCGCCGCCGACTGCTGGAACCAGAAGGTGCCGTCCTTGTCGATGTACGGCACGGCCGGGGTGTCGGTCGGGTGGCCGTAGGTGACCGGCGAGCCGACCGAGATCGAGAAGGTCGCCGCGGACGGGGGAGCCGCGGCGGCCGGCGGAACGGCAGCGGCCAGCGCCAGGGTCGCGGCGGCGACCCCGGCGGCCAGGGTTCGGTGCAGGAGGGTGGGCACGGGTACTCCTCGGGTGACGGTGCGCCGACGTGGGGGAGCGGCGGGTGTGCGAGCCCCGGCCTGGGGAGCTGATGCTCCGAGTTGCGCACTCCGCGTCAGGAGACGGCAACTTCGAGCACACCGTGGCAGCCCCTCGCGGACACCGTCAAGGGGTGGGCGGCCGGTGGACGCAAAACGGCCCCGACCGGCACAAAAGTCCAATCGGGGCCGACAGCTGTCCTTTGACGCCGCGCCACCCACCGGCCCAGACTCGGGGGACGGCGAACGCGGCCGCCCCCGGGGTGCGAGCCCGGGGGCGGCCGTCCGTCAGCCGAGCCGCTCCGCCAGCAGAGCCGATCCGTCAGCCGAGCTGCCAGGACACCTCCGCGACGTCCAGCTCGGCCGTCCCGGCGGTGTAGAGCATGAACGGCACCGCCACGTGCCGCAGGTCCGTGCCGATCGCCGCCAGCTCGGCCAGCGGCACCGCGACCTCCGTCCACTCCTCGGCCCCGGCGCCGGGCAGCCAGGGCGCGAGGTCCAGGCCCGGCTGGGCGGGGAAGTCGTCGTGGCAGGCCAGGTGGAGCGGGGCCGACGGCGCCTGCCGCACCCGCACCGAGAACCGCAGGCTCCCGCCGCCGTCCAGGTACCCGCGCAGGTCCGCCGGCTCGCCGCCGGGCGCCTCCGCGTACACGAACGCCTGGTACCCCTTGAACACCAGGTTCAGCCCGGCCCCGGCCGGCAGCGGCGTCGACCGGACGATCAGGCAGTCCGTCACCCGGTCCAGGTGGACGTCCTCGCGCGACCAGGTGTTGTGGCCGCCGATCCGCAACCGGTACGGCGTCCCGTCCGCGTCCAGCACCCGCAGCGGCCCGTCGACGGCGGGCGCCGGCGGCGCCGGCTCCGGCACGTGCGGCTCCAGCGGACCCGCCGGGGACGCCTCGTGCACCGACAGCCCGTGCCCGACCGCGAAGAGCGGCCGGTGACGCCCCGTCGGCGCGGTCTCCTCCGCCGGCACCCGGTAGTCCGGCAGGTGCGGGGGGATCCGGTTCACCGCGCTGGCGTCCCGGGTGCGCGGCCAGGACGAGGGCAGCCGGCCCTGGAAGTCGTACCGGACCCCGCCCCGCGCGTCCGCGACCAGCACGTCGGCGACCCCCTGGGCGAACGGCCCGGGCAGCCAGGCCACCACGAAGGCGTCCGACAGGTTGATCTCCTCCGTGCAGTACAGCGGCCGGCCGGTGAAGAACACCGTCACCACCGGCACCCCGGCCGCCCGCAGCCGGCGCAGCAGCTCCAGGTCGCGCGCGTAGCTGCGCTTCAGGTCCGCGTACCCGATCGAGCGCCAGGGCTTCACCGTGCCGCGCATCTCCGCGTACGCGTCCTCGCCGAGGCAGACCACCGCCACGTCGAACGCGCCCGGCTCGGCGCTCTCCAGCACCGGGTCCACCGTGCACGTCCCGGCCCCGACCGCCTCGCGCAGCGCGTCCGCCATCGTGGCGCCGCCCGGCAGGTCGGCCCGCTCGACGTCGTCGCCCTGCCAGGTGAGCGTCCAGCCGCCGCACTGCTTCTGCAGGTCGTCGGCCGCGCTGCCGCACACCAGCACCCGGGCGGTGGGGGCGATCGGCAGCACCCCGGGCGTGTTCTTGAGCAGCACCAGCGACTTGCGGGTCGCCTCCCGGGCCAGCTCCCGGTGCTCGGCCGAGCCGATCACCGCCGGGGCGCCGGGCCCGGTCAGCGAGCGCGCGCCCGGCCGCGGCCGCTCCCACAGGCCCGCGCGCATCTTCACCCGCAGCACCCGGCGCACCGCGTCGTCGATCCGCTCCGGCGCGATCACCCCCGACCGCAGGCCCTCCAGCGCGTTGCGGTACACGCTCTGCCAGGCGTCCCGCCCGGCCACCATCAGCACGTCCAGCCCCGCGTTGATCGCGTAGTTGGCGTCGCCCGCCGAGCAGCCCGCCACCTCCGCGTGCGCGTCCCAGTCGCTGATCACGATGCCGTCGAAGCCCAGCGCGCCCTTCAGCACGTCCGTGATCAGGTACCGGCTGCCGTGCACCTTGTGGTTGTACGGCTCCGCCCGGCCCGGCGTGTGGTCGTAGTTGGCCGGGTGCTCCCAGCTGCTGAACGAGACCATCACGCTCTGCGCCCCGGCCCGGATCCCGCCGAGGAAGCCCTGCGCGTGGATGTCCCGCAGCACCTGCTCCTCGCACCGGGCGGTGCCCCGGTCGCCGCCGTCCGCGGTGCCGCCGTCGGCGATCCAGTGCTTCAGGGTGGCGAGCACCCGCTCGTCGGTGCGCAGCGCCGCCGCGTCGCCCTGCAGGCCCTCCACCATCGCCCGGCCGTAGGCGTACCCGAGCGCCGGGTCCTCGCCGTAGCCCTCGTAGTAGCGCCCCCAGCGGCGGTCGCGCGGGTTGGTGACGGTGGGCGCGAAGATCCAGTCCATGCCGGTGGCGGCGACCTCGCGGGCCGTCGCCGCGCCGATCCGGCGGATCAGCTCCGGGTCGCCGGCCGCGCCGAGGCCGATGTTGTGCGGGAAGACCGTCGCCCCGTACACGTTGTTGTGCCCGTGGACGGCGTCGGTGGCCCACAGGAACGGGATCCGGAACGGGCGGCCCTCCCACGCCCGCTCGGCGGCCGACCAGAAGTGGTCCACCATGTCCACCCAGTCCCGGACGGCGGCGTGCCGCTTGCCGTCCGGCCAGATCCCGGCGCCGTTGAGCGCCGAGCCGATCCGGTACGCGCGGACGTCCTCGGCGGTCAGCTGCGCGAGTTCGGGCTGCACCAGCTGCCCGATCTTCTCCTCCGGGGTCAGCGCGGCGAGGATCTCGGCGACCTTCCGCTCGACCTCCGGGTCGGGCGGGACGGCGGACTCCAGGCGCGGCCACTCGGCGAGCGGTCGCAGCGCGGGCAGGGGTTCGTCGGTCACGGCGGCTACTCCACTTCCAGCCGGACGGCGGCCGGCTCGGTGATCCAGAACTCCTCGACGGGGGTGGTGAACACGCGCTGCTGGAACGGCTCCGGCACGACCGGCCGGGTCTGCCCCGGGGCGTACAGCTCGACCTGGGTCCGGTGCGCGCGGAACGCGGCCTGCTTGCGCGGCAGTTGCTCGGTGATGTCCACGGTGACCAGCCGCTCGGCGACCCCCGCTCCGGCGGCGGGCGGGTTGCGGTTGACGAAGGCGAACTCCTGCTCGGTGCGCTCGTCCCACACCACGTACCGGTGGATCAGCGGGGTCAGGTCCAGCTCCGCCAGGCAGGCCAGCACGGTCTCCCCGGTCAGCCGGTGGTCGGCGTTCAACTCCCGCACCTCGTGCGGCAGGTAGACCTCGCTGACGCCCGGGTGCACCCGCAGCACGTCGAGCACCCGGGCCCGGAAGGCCGCCAGGTGCCCGGCCAGCGCGGTGTCCGGGAAGTCCAGGAAGTGCACCGCGTCCTCCGGCAGGCCGAGCTCCTTCGCCGCCGCGCGCGCCTCGCCCCGGCGGATCAGCCGCAGCTCGGCGGGCGCCGGATCGCGGTGGATGCCCAGCACCGCCGAGTGCGACATCGCGCCGTCGGTCGCGAACACGATCCGCACCCGCGCGCCCTCGGCGGCCAGCCGCGCGATCGTGCCGCCGCAGGCGATCACCTCGTCGTCCGGGTGCGGCGCGAACACCAGCACCGTGCCCGCCGAGCGCTCGGTCCGCAGGTACCACTCCGTCCAACTGCCCATCACCGGCGGGGTCATCGCGCCTGCTCCGGCTCGACGCCGCGCACCGCCGTGCCGAACAGCGGGCTCGGCCGGCCCGGCGCCAGGCCCCGCGAACGCAGGATGTCCTCGATCTCCTCGAAGTGGTGGTCCGGCACCAGGTGCGCCACCGGGGTGTCGTACTTCGCCGCGAAGTAGCGGTAGTTGGCGGCGGCCGCGGCCATGTTGCCGGAGTAGCTCTTCTCGTGCGGCACGTGCAGCGAGGAGGCGTCCCGGCGCAGCACGAACCGGGCGCCCGCGGTGTGCAGCCGGTACCCGAGGTCCACGTCCTCCGCGCCCCAGGCCCGGTACGCCTCGTCGAAGGCGCCGACCTCGCGCAGCTGCGCGGTGTTCGCGGACACGTTGCAGGTCCACCACATCAGCCAGGGCGCGGTCAGCGCGCCCAGGTCCTCGCCGTAGCGCGCGTAGTACGTCTCGCGCAGGTCCAGCCACCGCCCCTCGGCGGCGAACGCGGCGATCGAGGCGTCCGGGTCGGCGTGGTCGATGGCCTTGGCGATCAGCTCCCCGTCCTCGTTGCCCTCGTTGAAGCAGAAGACGTAGCCGGTCACCGCCACCGGGCCGTCGGCCGCCCGGTGCGCCGCCAGATGGGCGGCCAGCGCACCCGAGTGCAGCACCACGCCGGAGTCGACCAGCACGCACACCTCGGCGCGGGCGTGGGCGATGCCCACGTTGCGGGCGGCGGCGACCCGGTAGCCCCGGTCCTCCTGGAAGAAGTAGCGCAGGTCCAGCCGGTCGCGGTAGGACGCGGCGAGCTCCGCGGTGGCGTCGGTGGAGCCGTCGTCCACCACGACCACCTCGAACCCGTCGCCCGGCTCCAGCCGCTGGCGCACCAGCGCGTCCAGGGTGTGCCGGAGCAGGGCGACCCGGTTGTAGGTCGGGACGATCACCGTGCAGGCGGGCGGCGCGCTCATGCGGCGCTCCCTTCGTCGAGGGGGTGGGAGACGGGGCCCCGGGCGCCCCGGGCCAGGAACACCAGCAGGCCGGCGGCGGCGGTGAGGCCCGCGCAGACCCAGAACACCTGGCCGTAGCCCGTCCAGGTGGCGACCGTGCCGACGGCGAGGCCGCCGAGGAACATGCCGGTCTTGAACGCGCTCGCGTACAGCGAGGACGCGGTGCCCGCCCGGCCC from Kitasatospora terrestris includes the following:
- a CDS encoding serine/threonine-protein kinase produces the protein MDTGGPADRLIDGRFELLQRLGGGGMGVVWKARDTALHREVALKEVRPPDPAVLAADPAAAHELRERVLREARALARLQHPNVATIHHIVDTPDLPHPWLVMELVPGGSLADRIADGPLKAAEAARIGRGVLAALRAAHAAGIQHRDVKPGNVLLRLDGTPVLTDFGIAAMTETTSLTATGALIGSPEYIAPERIRGNEGDPASDLWSLGMTLYVAVEGHHPLRRATTFATLAAVLDEPLPPPVHAGPLGPVLARMLGRDPATRPDGAELDRLLAAAEQGPAIAYSSTERDTGRPTITPGPPADPSTPWPTGGQQPGTPWPATGAPAFGAPAAGAGTPWPAQSATGRPTPWPAQSATGQSTPWPAQSVTGQSTPWPAQSPTAGGGFQGPTAGSAWAGGPTSPYDAHPPAPARKRGGLTTVALATAAVVVVAGLVWTYNRETGNHGGRSNDAGATQSPGGQSTGNGTGTGTGTGTGGGGSAKPSSTPKTTTGKVDLLTPAGLNTAVAALEAQMGGSKVDELVVYPEYASAKAPTTADAKLYDTWQYRNGRAAKLEHFSGTFSSSDKIIDLGVYDWNIVPSLIEQAEKALNIPNPTSRYLIIDAWSEGQPTIRVYLADAYGSSYLAADRTGKVIKAYPR
- a CDS encoding TIGR03086 family metal-binding protein; the protein is MECPHAPGFHAAVRARYGAAAQEFGRLVAAVPEDRWSASTPCPRWTVRDLVNHVTAQHMWVCQLLGGYTAEQLGRRFEGDVLGVNPGGVWRSAAHSGADALAAPGAPDRLIHPPYGLRDAGGYAVELIAETVVHSWDLARALGEPGRMAPEAAVFALSEFRGYRNLAATGLFEPALPAPAGADAQTRLLALTGRDPAWAAL
- a CDS encoding tetratricopeptide repeat protein, which codes for MGDGAAGLVHGQRALELGVPEDDNVLVTVMASAHLQLNDFVSAEAGYRRAVEIWRQHGNPYNIAVALANLGDSLRGLGRRDEALAALDEALQINEQIGNLKSVTSCLLITGRTHLHFDELDQAATVLQSAVDLAREQRLPAYVQEGTEGLDELRRRRAEPA
- a CDS encoding NUDIX hydrolase, with amino-acid sequence MAAEGRWRRTGREVLHTGRFLRLLRDTVEAPGAPGYAYEHVQVADAVRVVALDGQGRIVLVEDEFYLTGRRMPSLPGGGIEPGELPEAAARRELEEETGLLARHWEPLGAVHPLPGASSTVVHLFRATELHPGRRAPDDTEGELTVRECPFAEALAMALDGRITEAGSVTALLLADRRPTGRPAPTTRETTPGPGATDGQ
- a CDS encoding RICIN domain-containing protein — encoded protein: MPTLLHRTLAAGVAAATLALAAAVPPAAAAPPSAATFSISVGSPVTYGHPTDTPAVPYIDKDGTFWFQQSAALYGTNDVRYWDFFSGTDFDTASRNATVSNYVNPANSSDRNNDTTWRCNNSPTGLEATNAPAGSGYAHKNYCDLSGVWIDPDTGDWYGLVHNEFTPQPFGDGLHYDAIDYAVSTDQGRTWKIKDHVITSPYSTKRGDTAAFPNQTYYYGDGDQRLFVDAASGYFYVFYGSRVVDKSGGWKAFHEHVARAPISGKMAPGSWQKWYNGAWTEAGVGGRESNMVPVDGSSTTGYTPASGEYNPANTGTSDQQVAAGKMPPTSPLFVMDITYNAYLGLYIGEPQAVDQSGNAPQKYYATDDLASQKWYPIGDSGSYHTASWYRWFLDGANRTSSTIVGKTFRSYCAFGCSGGASGQYVNLTIDSSAPAAAPVDLSRSYRIASGGGRVLAQVSGSSATTSVAAATGSALEQWTFAANGDGSYRITNGSTGQLLGVPATGTAGRAWGAKPTVTAAGQGGPSVGQQWFVIANSSGGTFRLVNRYSGLVLGLSSDSARPAETTPVRSWTDSSGTAVGGGRAAAEQTLTLTPVGSAQETVAVTNPGDQSTKVGTAVSLQLSGTDSAGKALTWSATGLPAGLSISSAGLVTGTPTATGASTVTVTASSGTAGGSAAFTWSVNTALNGTHTLVASGKALDNPNHSTTQGTQLVVWSPNGGANQNWVLTQQADGSYQIVNGESNLCMDVNGGSTAAGAAIIQWACTGGSNQRWNVTAATGGYKVTSQKSGLSLTTASSGNGALVTQQTDTGSALQRWTIG
- a CDS encoding glycoside hydrolase family 3 protein; the encoded protein is MTDEPLPALRPLAEWPRLESAVPPDPEVERKVAEILAALTPEEKIGQLVQPELAQLTAEDVRAYRIGSALNGAGIWPDGKRHAAVRDWVDMVDHFWSAAERAWEGRPFRIPFLWATDAVHGHNNVYGATVFPHNIGLGAAGDPELIRRIGAATAREVAATGMDWIFAPTVTNPRDRRWGRYYEGYGEDPALGYAYGRAMVEGLQGDAAALRTDERVLATLKHWIADGGTADGGDRGTARCEEQVLRDIHAQGFLGGIRAGAQSVMVSFSSWEHPANYDHTPGRAEPYNHKVHGSRYLITDVLKGALGFDGIVISDWDAHAEVAGCSAGDANYAINAGLDVLMVAGRDAWQSVYRNALEGLRSGVIAPERIDDAVRRVLRVKMRAGLWERPRPGARSLTGPGAPAVIGSAEHRELAREATRKSLVLLKNTPGVLPIAPTARVLVCGSAADDLQKQCGGWTLTWQGDDVERADLPGGATMADALREAVGAGTCTVDPVLESAEPGAFDVAVVCLGEDAYAEMRGTVKPWRSIGYADLKRSYARDLELLRRLRAAGVPVVTVFFTGRPLYCTEEINLSDAFVVAWLPGPFAQGVADVLVADARGGVRYDFQGRLPSSWPRTRDASAVNRIPPHLPDYRVPAEETAPTGRHRPLFAVGHGLSVHEASPAGPLEPHVPEPAPPAPAVDGPLRVLDADGTPYRLRIGGHNTWSREDVHLDRVTDCLIVRSTPLPAGAGLNLVFKGYQAFVYAEAPGGEPADLRGYLDGGGSLRFSVRVRQAPSAPLHLACHDDFPAQPGLDLAPWLPGAGAEEWTEVAVPLAELAAIGTDLRHVAVPFMLYTAGTAELDVAEVSWQLG
- a CDS encoding PIG-L deacetylase family protein, which codes for MTPPVMGSWTEWYLRTERSAGTVLVFAPHPDDEVIACGGTIARLAAEGARVRIVFATDGAMSHSAVLGIHRDPAPAELRLIRRGEARAAAKELGLPEDAVHFLDFPDTALAGHLAAFRARVLDVLRVHPGVSEVYLPHEVRELNADHRLTGETVLACLAELDLTPLIHRYVVWDERTEQEFAFVNRNPPAAGAGVAERLVTVDITEQLPRKQAAFRAHRTQVELYAPGQTRPVVPEPFQQRVFTTPVEEFWITEPAAVRLEVE